The Salinibacterium sp. M195 genome includes a window with the following:
- a CDS encoding transglutaminase family protein — MKRLRIRHSTGFSYGGEVTASYNEARMLPASVEGQLVLFANLDILPLSSQSNYVDYWGSRVASFEVLTGHKELSLTATSLVEVHDREHVSECMSWADLAAAAELSMDAVENLSQTRRTAPPAEVVALAKEIASQSDDACESALQISMAIGNAIQYMSGVTGVATTAAEAWTGGKGVCQDIAHLALGALRSVGIPARYVSGYLHPKPDAAIGETVVGESHAWIEWFCNGQWRGYDPTNLIDIGDRHVLVGRGRDYNDVPPLRGVYAGPFGSKLFVSVEITREA; from the coding sequence ATGAAGCGCTTGAGAATCAGACACTCCACGGGCTTTAGCTACGGCGGAGAAGTAACAGCGTCGTATAACGAGGCGCGGATGTTGCCTGCCAGCGTTGAGGGTCAGCTTGTGCTGTTCGCTAATCTGGATATTCTGCCGCTCTCAAGTCAGAGCAACTATGTCGACTATTGGGGTTCGCGGGTCGCATCCTTTGAGGTGCTCACTGGGCACAAGGAGTTGTCGCTGACCGCGACAAGCCTCGTTGAGGTCCATGACCGCGAACATGTTTCAGAGTGCATGAGCTGGGCTGATCTCGCGGCCGCAGCTGAGCTATCGATGGATGCTGTCGAGAATCTGAGCCAGACCCGTCGTACTGCGCCTCCCGCTGAGGTGGTGGCGCTCGCGAAAGAGATTGCTTCACAGTCAGATGATGCGTGTGAGAGCGCACTGCAGATTTCGATGGCGATCGGTAACGCGATCCAGTACATGAGTGGCGTCACGGGGGTGGCGACGACCGCTGCGGAAGCGTGGACGGGTGGCAAGGGTGTCTGCCAAGACATCGCGCACCTCGCGCTTGGCGCGTTGCGATCGGTCGGCATTCCCGCCCGCTACGTGTCTGGCTACCTGCATCCGAAACCGGATGCAGCGATTGGCGAAACCGTTGTCGGCGAGTCTCACGCGTGGATCGAATGGTTCTGCAACGGGCAGTGGCGTGGCTATGACCCCACGAACCTGATCGACATTGGTGACCGCCACGTGCTCGTGGGTCGCGGTCGCGACTACAACGATGTGCCGCCGTTGCGCGGTGTGTATGCGGGGCCGTTCGG